Proteins found in one Nitratiruptor sp. SB155-2 genomic segment:
- a CDS encoding chemotaxis protein CheW yields the protein METTIIKFRIDNHVYVVSTEYIQQIFYAKKTTPMLHMPEYVIGSIQHGSSHFLLLCLKKILNIGECDEVSNKPVLLLTFNNNKYAFLIDEILALEEFTQSNSTAGDLYEKDDVVFQELPLHHVLQSIVIPPLQQTEQKKIIKQQKEQFRPFLLFTLNDKFYAIDNNFIHSIVPLSHMKPVQQLQHDWITGIYNYKNRALKVADLAKKLHSDSLKEGSVIILQHDSKILGLLIERIEGLVDIERENIVSESDTNQLFEGYFHYQNSIIPIVSSQFLQESINKYGLTAQKKEKQLDNENNEEDLLLFSLFQEDYAIPIKNVVTVLEFSKTNITNNALTTNKNVYGLILHKNKTYYLIDIAKILQKEFIPNDESKIIIIQNDEGEEFAIIVDNIKDIVSVPSSNIAHLSNKTSLSAGIVTLKNKSLNLFNTGWSSFH from the coding sequence ATGGAAACAACTATTATCAAATTTCGGATAGATAACCATGTCTATGTTGTTTCGACAGAATATATACAACAGATTTTTTATGCAAAAAAAACAACTCCAATGCTTCACATGCCAGAATATGTTATTGGAAGTATACAGCATGGTTCATCACATTTTCTGCTACTTTGTCTAAAAAAAATTCTTAATATTGGAGAGTGTGATGAAGTTTCCAACAAACCCGTTCTCCTTCTCACTTTCAATAATAATAAATATGCATTTTTAATCGATGAGATTTTGGCCTTGGAAGAGTTTACACAAAGTAACTCAACAGCAGGTGATTTATATGAAAAAGATGATGTTGTCTTTCAGGAATTACCACTGCATCATGTTTTGCAATCTATTGTAATACCACCATTACAACAAACAGAACAAAAAAAGATTATAAAACAGCAAAAAGAGCAGTTTCGTCCTTTCTTACTTTTTACACTCAATGACAAATTTTATGCTATTGATAACAACTTTATTCACTCTATTGTTCCATTATCACACATGAAACCCGTTCAACAATTGCAACACGATTGGATAACAGGAATTTATAACTATAAAAATAGAGCTTTGAAAGTAGCCGATTTAGCAAAAAAATTGCATTCAGACTCATTAAAAGAAGGTTCAGTGATCATATTACAACATGATTCAAAAATACTGGGACTTTTAATAGAACGTATTGAGGGTCTCGTCGACATAGAGCGCGAAAATATTGTCAGCGAAAGTGATACCAATCAGCTTTTTGAAGGGTATTTTCACTACCAAAATAGCATAATACCTATTGTTTCATCACAATTTCTTCAAGAGAGTATTAACAAATATGGCTTAACAGCACAGAAAAAAGAAAAACAACTAGACAACGAGAATAATGAAGAAGACCTATTGCTTTTCTCACTTTTTCAAGAAGATTATGCAATACCCATTAAAAACGTTGTCACTGTTTTAGAGTTTTCCAAAACAAACATCACGAATAATGCTCTTACAACCAATAAAAACGTTTATGGACTTATTTTACATAAAAACAAAACCTACTATCTTATAGACATTGCAAAAATTTTACAAAAAGAGTTTATCCCAAATGATGAGTCGAAAATTATTATTATACAAAATGATGAAGGAGAAGAGTTTGCTATCATCGTTGATAATATCAAAGATATCGTCTCAGTTCCTTCGAGTAATATTGCCCATTTATCTAATAAAACTTCCCTTAGTGCTGGTATCGTCACATTAAAAAACAAATCTCTCAATCTTTTTAATACAGGATGGAGCTCTTTTCATTAA
- a CDS encoding methyl-accepting chemotaxis protein produces the protein MAFKQHYSHDDQAMEQVEQSQPSIKTPQAIKTQSTVAKKVDESIQEELARISQNFLKEIAEGYTAIEELKQTMEQIAAAAEQSAGAAEESLSAITQIKENSLMLEKETNKIVVISNELEDIFLETQESIGDTKNGMEQASEWASNIVQKSQELFETSQEITEAVNIIRNLALIALNAAIEASRVKEEGESFNVMAREIRLVASKSNVYAHKIEQVVDIIKEKVEKSKTDILQVKDEMEKSSQKAYSSYQKIETMVHTMEQFVKDIDALLQNIQKVVQEIAILHRGAETIASAAEESASAVAQVTSTISMQNTAFSQIEEAAKMINILIESLHSTDKEGIKHELATASEELSSSVYELNNSMEQVLEALMQIETAAELAKNDAKTNAEVAQKCVQHIKESVGTVENVYEEIKKVQKEFHTIIELISNVQQSTKQNYTLANDRKNDLQFIKSKILTLSNLIRKIELAIVQVASISINGALEAIRLGEKGQGFREVSNDIRNLAIDSENDLDKIIEIIDEIQDQNDTMLVDINNIILIQDRELNKLEKLKTELSRNVQQLDHIQKTIKTFSEATNQMLQALEQSLIASEQIQQAAELSFTNASQSKEAAQIIQKIANEMQNDITQINRITQRL, from the coding sequence ATGGCATTCAAACAACATTATAGTCATGACGACCAAGCTATGGAACAGGTAGAGCAATCTCAACCATCTATAAAAACTCCTCAAGCAATCAAAACACAATCCACTGTTGCGAAGAAAGTTGATGAGAGTATACAAGAAGAATTAGCCCGTATCTCTCAAAACTTTTTGAAAGAGATTGCCGAAGGATATACTGCGATAGAAGAGCTGAAACAAACAATGGAACAGATCGCTGCAGCAGCTGAACAAAGCGCTGGAGCAGCAGAAGAGAGTCTAAGCGCCATTACACAAATTAAAGAGAACTCCTTAATGCTAGAAAAAGAGACAAATAAAATCGTCGTCATTTCCAACGAGTTGGAAGATATATTTTTAGAAACGCAAGAAAGTATAGGTGATACAAAAAACGGGATGGAACAAGCTTCAGAATGGGCTAGTAATATTGTCCAAAAAAGTCAAGAACTTTTTGAAACTTCTCAAGAGATAACAGAAGCAGTCAATATCATTCGAAATCTTGCTCTCATTGCTTTAAATGCCGCCATTGAAGCAAGTCGCGTTAAAGAAGAGGGGGAGTCTTTCAATGTTATGGCTCGTGAAATACGTTTAGTTGCCTCAAAGTCAAATGTCTATGCCCATAAAATTGAACAAGTTGTCGATATCATCAAAGAAAAAGTAGAAAAAAGCAAAACGGACATTCTACAAGTCAAAGATGAAATGGAAAAATCTTCACAAAAGGCCTACAGCTCTTATCAAAAAATAGAAACAATGGTCCACACAATGGAGCAATTTGTAAAAGACATCGATGCCTTATTGCAAAATATTCAAAAAGTAGTCCAAGAAATCGCTATTTTACATAGAGGTGCAGAAACGATTGCCAGTGCCGCAGAAGAGAGTGCAAGTGCGGTGGCACAAGTAACAAGTACTATCAGTATGCAAAACACAGCATTTTCTCAAATAGAAGAAGCAGCTAAAATGATCAATATTCTCATAGAATCGCTTCATTCTACCGATAAAGAGGGTATCAAACATGAATTAGCCACAGCTTCAGAAGAACTTTCAAGCTCTGTTTATGAACTCAATAACTCTATGGAACAGGTATTAGAAGCACTTATGCAAATTGAAACAGCTGCAGAATTGGCTAAAAATGATGCCAAAACAAATGCAGAAGTTGCTCAAAAATGTGTTCAACATATAAAAGAAAGTGTAGGGACGGTCGAAAATGTTTATGAAGAGATCAAAAAAGTACAAAAAGAATTTCACACTATTATAGAACTTATCTCAAATGTACAACAATCAACAAAACAAAATTATACTCTTGCAAATGATCGGAAAAATGACTTACAATTCATCAAATCTAAAATCTTAACTCTTAGTAATCTCATACGAAAAATCGAACTCGCTATTGTCCAAGTTGCAAGTATCTCTATCAATGGTGCTCTGGAAGCTATTCGCCTTGGCGAAAAGGGGCAAGGATTTCGAGAAGTTTCGAACGATATTCGAAATCTTGCTATTGATTCAGAAAACGACCTTGATAAAATCATTGAAATTATTGATGAGATCCAAGATCAAAATGACACAATGCTTGTCGATATCAATAATATTATCTTGATTCAAGATAGGGAACTCAATAAGCTTGAAAAACTTAAAACAGAACTATCCAGAAACGTACAGCAACTCGATCATATCCAAAAAACAATCAAAACATTTTCCGAAGCGACAAATCAGATGTTACAAGCTCTTGAACAATCACTCATTGCATCTGAGCAGATACAACAAGCTGCTGAGCTTAGCTTTACAAATGCTTCCCAGTCAAAAGAAGCAGCACAAATCATTCAAAAAATTGCCAACGAAATGCAAAATGATATCACTCAAATCAATCGCATTACACAAAGGTTGTAA
- a CDS encoding cupin domain-containing protein → MAKVIKTGITDEKAIKETLQKEGFSNIFIWRDAPHTKYPLHTHPHYEVRWIMDGILEIEENGTKYTLQPGDRLESEPQTPHTAYTPTGVTYICGSR, encoded by the coding sequence ATGGCTAAGGTAATCAAAACCGGTATAACCGATGAAAAAGCAATAAAAGAGACCCTCCAGAAGGAGGGATTCTCTAACATATTTATATGGCGTGACGCTCCGCATACGAAATATCCCCTTCATACTCATCCACATTATGAGGTTCGCTGGATTATGGATGGAATATTGGAGATAGAAGAGAACGGTACAAAGTACACTCTCCAGCCTGGAGATAGACTCGAATCAGAACCTCAAACTCCCCACACAGCCTATACGCCTACAGGCGTAACTTATATTTGTGGGTCCCGGTAG
- the cheB gene encoding chemotaxis-specific protein-glutamate methyltransferase CheB, with the protein MKKSPKALVIDDSALVRRFLKKELERLGFEVDVAKDGEEGEKKALENQYDLITLDIEMPKKNGLDVLRSIMEKNPTRVLIVSTYAVENGDIAMNALQLGALDYITKPDQRLATAGNEFIKEFEFKINELMKINKISLLTRKKRFSSIYTPVIEQATEFAPKDDKKYVLVGASTGGPKLIEAIARSLPENYPYPVCVVQHMPPTFTGKFAERLDSISKIKVLEAKNGEELTPAKMIIGKGGKHLHFRRDGNKVVCKLVPNTNNRFFVPSVDEMFFSALEVMNPKNIMAVLLTGIGDDGADGMVALKKAGAYTIAESEESATVYGMPKEAYVRGGTVKVLPFDEILQEIIAFGSKNDIKKDGR; encoded by the coding sequence ATGAAAAAGAGCCCAAAAGCGCTCGTTATTGATGATTCGGCATTGGTCCGAAGATTTTTGAAAAAAGAGTTGGAACGGCTCGGATTCGAGGTAGATGTCGCAAAAGATGGTGAAGAGGGTGAGAAAAAAGCTTTAGAGAATCAATATGATCTTATTACACTCGATATCGAGATGCCCAAGAAAAATGGGTTGGATGTGTTACGGTCCATTATGGAGAAGAATCCTACACGAGTTCTCATTGTAAGCACGTATGCTGTTGAGAATGGCGATATAGCAATGAACGCTCTTCAGTTGGGAGCATTGGATTATATAACAAAACCTGATCAAAGATTGGCAACGGCTGGAAATGAGTTTATAAAAGAGTTTGAATTTAAGATAAATGAACTTATGAAAATCAACAAGATTTCTCTTTTAACAAGAAAAAAGAGGTTCTCTTCTATATATACTCCGGTTATAGAACAAGCGACAGAGTTTGCTCCCAAAGATGATAAAAAATATGTACTTGTTGGTGCCTCAACCGGCGGTCCAAAACTTATTGAAGCAATTGCGCGATCTTTGCCTGAAAACTATCCCTATCCTGTGTGTGTGGTACAGCATATGCCACCGACATTTACTGGAAAGTTTGCTGAAAGACTTGATAGTATTAGTAAAATAAAAGTGCTTGAAGCTAAAAATGGTGAAGAACTCACACCCGCAAAGATGATCATAGGCAAGGGCGGAAAGCATCTTCATTTTCGAAGAGACGGTAATAAGGTGGTTTGTAAGCTTGTTCCAAATACAAATAACCGTTTTTTTGTACCGAGCGTGGATGAGATGTTTTTTAGTGCGTTGGAGGTGATGAATCCAAAAAACATCATGGCAGTACTGTTAACTGGAATTGGTGATGATGGTGCAGATGGAATGGTGGCTTTGAAAAAAGCAGGTGCTTATACAATAGCAGAAAGTGAAGAGAGTGCGACGGTCTATGGAATGCCAAAAGAGGCATATGTAAGAGGGGGAACAGTAAAAGTTTTGCCCTTTGATGAGATTTTACAAGAGATAATTGCTTTTGGGAGTAAAAATGACATTAAAAAAGATGGAAGATAA
- a CDS encoding RNA recognition motif domain-containing protein has translation MKQIYVGNLPYSSNEEDVRELFAQYGEVTSVKLINDRETGRPRGFGFVEMDDSSADSAIEALDGSEFGGRSLKVNEARPREQRPRREFN, from the coding sequence ATGAAGCAGATTTATGTAGGGAATCTCCCTTATTCTTCAAACGAAGAGGACGTTAGAGAGCTTTTCGCTCAGTATGGTGAAGTAACTTCCGTAAAACTTATCAACGATAGAGAAACAGGTAGACCAAGAGGTTTCGGTTTCGTTGAGATGGATGATAGCAGTGCAGATTCTGCAATCGAAGCACTCGATGGAAGTGAGTTTGGCGGACGATCACTTAAAGTAAATGAGGCACGACCGCGAGAGCAACGGCCTCGAAGAGAATTTAACTAA
- a CDS encoding CheR family methyltransferase, translating into MTDFDLIKLRDFILAKTGIYIDDDKLFKIYKRKFEDFIQKQGFDDFSSFYNRLVFKKDEHLLQELINLTTVNETYFFREAYQFKTLVEEVLSELDGLRPPHESINILTAPSSSGEELYSIAIYIMEYAKEIFYKRDFVLVGIDIDSVMIQKARQGIFNQRSVSKIPPHLLQKYFIKEGNQYKIIDEIRKGLTFKVVNVMDFYAMKKLGRFDVIFSRNMLIYFDEKTRKEILATFHALLKPHGYLFLGHAEKVPVEMEIFKRVKKGESIIYQKA; encoded by the coding sequence ATGACTGATTTTGATCTGATCAAACTTCGTGATTTTATATTAGCTAAAACGGGTATTTATATTGATGATGACAAACTGTTTAAAATTTATAAAAGAAAGTTTGAAGATTTTATCCAAAAGCAAGGTTTTGATGATTTTAGCAGCTTTTATAATCGTCTTGTCTTTAAAAAAGATGAACATTTATTGCAAGAACTTATCAATCTTACCACAGTCAATGAAACCTATTTTTTTCGTGAGGCTTATCAGTTTAAAACTCTTGTAGAAGAGGTATTGTCAGAACTTGATGGATTGCGTCCACCACATGAGTCGATCAATATTTTGACAGCTCCAAGCTCTTCAGGAGAGGAACTCTATTCTATTGCAATTTATATTATGGAGTATGCCAAAGAGATATTTTATAAAAGAGATTTTGTTTTAGTTGGAATAGATATTGATTCAGTTATGATTCAAAAAGCGAGGCAAGGTATTTTTAATCAAAGAAGTGTGAGTAAGATTCCTCCTCATCTTTTGCAAAAATATTTTATAAAAGAGGGTAATCAATATAAAATCATCGATGAGATACGAAAAGGCCTTACGTTTAAAGTGGTCAATGTTATGGACTTTTATGCAATGAAAAAACTTGGAAGATTTGATGTCATTTTTTCAAGAAATATGCTGATCTATTTTGATGAAAAAACAAGAAAAGAGATACTGGCTACCTTTCATGCCCTTTTGAAACCACACGGATATCTCTTTTTGGGCCATGCTGAAAAAGTGCCGGTAGAGATGGAGATTTTTAAACGAGTGAAAAAAGGAGAGAGTATTATCTATCAAAAAGCTTAA